One window of Pelobates fuscus isolate aPelFus1 chromosome 9, aPelFus1.pri, whole genome shotgun sequence genomic DNA carries:
- the LOC134573615 gene encoding olfactory receptor 1L4-like codes for MEFKNHTPGFFTLLGLSEKPYLRLPLFSFFLCAYTLCVVGNFLISLLILTQPQLHTPMYILLGSLSLVDIFLTSLTIPRALCGFLSGNNTISYVGCFLQLFLFHMVGNMDSFVLAIMALDRYAAVCQPLHYSAIMSKKTCICLVTISWIIVSLHSVLFTVMTSILPYCDWNVHHFFCDVPAMLMLSCTDTYTQQMVVFIEGSLIVMGPMLFIVGSYVLIIRAVLKLNSSQGRRKTFSTCSSHLTVVILFYSSIIFMYFRPSNLYSPMYDQVVSIVYSVITPMLNPFIYSLRNKEVKTAAKKVLHCGCNGEK; via the coding sequence ATGGAATTTAAGAACCATACACCAGGCTTCTTTACTCTTCTCGGTCTTTCTGAGAAGCCTTACCTCCGCCTCCCTctcttctctttctttctctgtgcCTATACTCTTTGTGTTGTTGGAAACTTTTTGATCTCATTACTCATCTTAACTCAACCTCAGCTCCATACTCCCATGTACATCCTGCTTGGAAGTCTCTCTCTAGTTGATATCTTCCTGACGTCTCTCACCATTCCTCGGGCACTCTGTGGATTCTTGTCTGGAAACAACACCATCTCTTATGTTGGGTGCTTCCTTCAGCTTTTTTTGTTCCACATGGTTGGAAACATGGACAGCTTTGTACTTGCGATCATGGCCCTAGACCGGTATGCTGCAGTCTGCCAGCCACTGCACTACTCTGCAATCATGAGTAAAAAGACATGCATTTGTCTGGTAACCATATCGTGGATTATCGTCAGCCTCCACTCTGTTTTGTTCACGGTCATGACGTCCATTCTTCCATATTGTGACTGGAATGTCCATCATTTCTTCTGTGATGTTCCAGCCATGCTTATGCTGTCctgcacagacacatatactcagCAGATGGTTGTGTTTATTGAAGGATCCCTCATTGTTATGGGTCCCATGCTTTTCATCGTGGGCTCTTATGTCCTGATCATCAGAGCTGTGCTAAAGCTGAATTCATCCCAAGGAAGGAGGAAAACCTTCTCCACTTGTTCTTCTCATCTCACAGTTGTCATTCTCTTCTACAGTTCAATTATCTTCATGTACTTTCGTCCAAGCAACCTCTACTCCCCAATGTACGATCAAGTGGTCAGCATAGTGTACAGTGTCATCACTCCCATGCTGAATCCTTTTATATATTCTCTAAGAAATAAAGAGGTGAAAACCGCAGCAAAGAAAGTACTGCATTGTGGCTGTAATGGAGAGAAATGA